The following proteins come from a genomic window of Triticum aestivum cultivar Chinese Spring chromosome 6A, IWGSC CS RefSeq v2.1, whole genome shotgun sequence:
- the LOC123127766 gene encoding uncharacterized protein, giving the protein MDRPQLRNPSSRPLKPLRPPRGSAAQPPPASRPPPKPSSPDGRPRKKVRFASEAGSHHMHARQDANTSKAEKTKPQGSDAKTTELKFFKKLWEQSGCRSRSLRQPHQNIVPSISKQKEGDRMEPQNMTSHKKFPAQNVTLCPDETPATPSNNEISDEQVEVQASHSEYHNHDTPQLKPCDILPMGHVFTPTIQTPFEIAGISRNTDAEPGSGRMFSEKRRKLLKLAAKTVSMESSELLRKRSDFFADILQRLGANDIIREHHKEPMRQREMVHRRAHSDPKGHFENMLDYGGDFKSSSKLILGKESSSYASDESRQFLALPWVDDQGLPSFLDWKDDLSCVDNGAHESMSLPSAYSTKLSSSDWKRDTVHNQVSNLLLEDVQHLTKGKLASGNELGCNIQSEPYDHDEWDPMLLLAVTEPFPNRLSFPCQIREQSVVSRAISDTSWQPEFSRSLEHCTSKSLGLEVDGLIEAGLFDDSDAGLQSAFDQSHEKCTSGFLGLRNGILDNNGFSSISNFHVSQSKSIVLNPDRSCLNSICSTSDYPFEQRSKSFCDSAVPVSCMDGMVERHLTEAELFDDPDTGLVQGLDQLPLKFTASSFPKYTSGILDHHHDPKDCYSILRMDANETCLDSLSSYSERSCKQNWESLCDFSTELRSSSHHVKSRGGNLEGMFGFSSNGSICNDFEDDNSMTLVEGNTKSCLFGTSDLALFGSCSTRDSISETPMLSFDGVRW; this is encoded by the exons atggATCGCCCCCAGCTCCGGAACCCTAGCAGCCGCCCTCTTAAGCCGCTGCGGCCACCGCGAGGCTCGGCCGCCCAGCCCCCGCCAGCGTCGAGGCCTCCCCCCAAGCCCTCCTCTCCAG ATGGAAGGCCAAGAAAAAAGGTTCGATTTGCAAGTGAAGCTGGTAGTCATCACATGCATGCGAGACAGGATGCTAACACAAGCAAAGCTGAGAAAACTAAGCCCCAAG GTTCCGATGCGAAAACTACCGAACTCAAATTCTTTAAGAAATTGTGGGAGCAGTCAGGATGTAGATCCCGTTCCCTCAGACAACCTCATCAAAACATTGTGCCAAGCATCTCCAAGCAAAAAGAGGGTGATAGAATGG AACCACAGAACATGACGTCGCACAAGAAGTTCCCTGCGCAGAATGTTACTCTGTGTCCTGATGAGACCCCAGCCACACCCTCAAACAATGAAATCTCTGATGAGCAAGTGGAAGTGCAAGCCTCACATTCTG AATATCACAATCATGATACACCTCAGTTAAAACCATGTGATATCCTGCCAATGGGTCATGTTTTCACACCCACGATTCAGACACCATTTGAAATCGCAGGGATTTCAAGAAATACCG ACGCAGAACCTGGGAGTGGACGCATGTTTTCAGAAAAGAGAAGAAAATTATTAAAGCTAGCTGCAAAAACTGTGTCAATGGAAAGTTCTGAGTTGTTGCGAAAAAG ATCAGATTTTTTTGCTGATATCTTGCAAAGGTTAGGCGCCAACGACATAATAAGAGAG CATCATAAAGAGCCCATGAGACAGAGGGAAATGGTTCACAGACGTGCTCATTCTGATCCCAAAGGTCATTTTGAAAACATGCTTGATTATGGGGGTGATTTCAAATCATCAAGTAAACTGATATTGGGCAAAGAGTCATCCTCATATGCAAGTGACGAATCACGTCAATTCTTAGCGTTGCCATGGGTAGACGATCAGGGTCTTCCAAGTTTTCTTGATTGGAAAGACGATTTATCTTGTGTGGACAATGGAGCACATGAGAGCATGTCATTACCATCAGCATATTCTACAAAACTTTCAAGTTCTGATTGGAAAAGGGACACTGTTCACAACCAGGTCTCCAACTTGTTGCTAGAGGATGTTCAACACCTCACCAAAGGCAAATTAGCTTCGGGTAATGAATTGGGCTGCAATATTCAATCTGAGCCATATGATCATGATGAATGGGATCCAATGCTGTTGCTAGCAGTCACTGAACCATTTCCAAATCGATTGTCCTTCCCCTGTCAGATCAGAGAGCAGTCTGTGGTGTCGCGTGCAATATCAGATACTTCATGGCAACCTGAGTTTTCCAGATCCCTAGAGCATTGTACTTCTAAGTCGCTTGGACTGGAGGTGGATGGCTTGATTGAGGCAGGATTGTTTGATGATTCTGATGCTGGACTTCAATCTGCATTTGATCAGTCACATGAGAAATGCACTTCAGGATTTTTAGGCCTTAGAAACGGAATTCTTGATAATAATGGTTTTAGCAGTATCTCCAACTTCCATGTTAGTCAGAGCAAGAGCATTGTGTTGAATCCAGACCGAAGTTGCCTGAATTCCATATGTTCAACTTCAGATTACCCTTTTGAGCAGCGGTCAAAGAGCTTTTGTGACTCTGCTGTCCCTGTATCCTGTATGGATGGAATGGTGGAGAGACATTTGACAGAGGCAGAGTTGTTTGATGATCCTGATACTGGGCTTGTACAGGGACTGGATCAGCTACCTTTGAAATTCACTGCTTCAAGTTTTCCCAAGTACACGTCTGGAATTCTTGATCATCATCATGACCCAAAGGACTGCTACAGCATTTTGCGCATGGATGCAAATGAGACTTGTTTGGATTCCTTATCCTCATATTCAGAGCGTTCTTGTAAGCAAAACTGGGAAAGCTTATGTGATTTCTCCACAGAATTGCGGTCATCATCACATCATGTCAAATCTCGTGGTGGTAATTTGGAAGGTATGTTTGGTTTCTCGTCGAATGGAAGTATTTGCAATGATTTTGAAGATGACAACAGTATGACGCTAGTCGAAGGCAACACCAAGAGCTGCTTGTTTGGTACATCGGATCTTGCATTATTTGGTTCTTGCTCTACTAGAGATAGCATCAGCGAGACTCCCATGTTATCTTTTGATGGTGTAAGGTGGTAG